The genome window TCGGCCGGCGCAGAGTCCTTGAGCAAATAGCCGCGCGCGCCGGCCTTCACGCTCTCGAGCACATACTCCGGCTGATCATACATCGAGAGCATCAGCACCCGGGTGCTGCTGTTGCGACGGTGAAGTTCGGCAGCCACCGAGAGCCCGGTACGTCCCGGCATCGCCACATCCATCACCAGCACATCGACCGTCGTGTTGGCGACCAGGGTCAGCGCCTCTTCGGCGTTCTTTCCCTCGCCGACAACGGTCACGCCCGGCTCGCCTTCGAGTACGCGGCGAATTCCTTCGCGCACCACGGCATGATCATCGACGACGGCAACCCGGATCACCTGGGTGTTCATGTTGACTGCTCCTGAAATTCGACTGGCAGGGTCACCACGACATGCACGCCATTCGTGGATTCGACCCGCACGGTACCACCGAGGCCGACCATCCGCTCGCGCATCCCCGCGAGCCCCAGATGTCCCTCACGCTCGAAGGTGGCGAGATCGCGGCCGGGAGGGAAGCCGCGACCATCGTCCTTCACCGAGAGCGTCACCATCGTGCGGTCCGCACGAATACGGAGGGTGACGCGCGTTGCGCCCGAGTGTCGGACCGTGTTGGCGAGCGCTTCCTGTGCCGCGCGGAAGAGCGCGAGTTCCGCATCGTGCGTCAACAACGGCGCCTCTTCGGGGAGGTCGGTCTCGACCTGGAGCGGCCCGCGTTCGCGTACATCCTCGGCCAGTGACCGGATCGCCGGCAGCAGGCCGAGGTCGTCGAGCAGGGCAGGGCGGAGATCGTTCATCACACGGCGGATCCCGCGGATGCCGTTGTCGACGAGGTGAAGGATCTGGTCGAGTCGTTCGTGGGCGACTTCACCGCCGCTCTCGCGCAGCATGCCGACCTCGAGCTTCACGGCCGAGAGGGTCTGCGCTGTCTCGTCGTGGAGGTCGCGCGAGAGCCGTCGCCGTTCGGCCTCGTGCTGCCGGACCATCAGGCCGGAGAGTCGGGCGAGATCGTCAGTGCGCCCCGCAAGCCTGGCGGCAAAATCGGAGAGCACCATCAGTCCGAAACCCACACCGACGGAGAGCTCGAAGAGGATGTCGAGGTAGTAGCCCCACGGCGTCCACGCCCCGCGCGCGCGGAGGAAGGGGTAGTCGAGGTGGTGGAGTCCCCAGAGGAGAAAGGCGAGCGCGACGAACTTTGCGCCACCCGAGTTTGCCGTTCGCCCGTAGCGCCAGAAGACCCACGACGTCCAGAGCGTCGCCCCCGAGATGAGCGCCACCATCGGAATCGCGACCACCATGAACTGATCGAGCGAATTGACGGCGAGCCACGCACCGACCAGCGGCACCAGTGCGAACCCGGCGTAGCGATTCCGCCACGGCGTGCCCCGCGAGAAGACCAGTGCGGCCCAGAGAATCGTGAGTGCCACCCAGCCAGTGATGACCTGGTGCCAGAAGAGCCAGGTGAGATTCCCCGTGGCGAGGAACGCCATGATGGCGCCGAGGCGGATGAGGTAGAACCCCCACGCGGCGACCCACCACGCGAGCCATCGTTCGCGCACGCGGCGATAGAGGACCAGCGCGAAGGCGGCAAGACCGGCAGTGATCGTGGCCTGGAAGATCACGTCGGCGAGTTCGGAGCCGACGGCGAGCGGCATGGCTTCCTGCATCAGGGAAACGTGCCGGGGTGGGTGCGCCGGGGGTAGGGGCACGGTAGCTTCTCATTCTGTGACTGCGCCTCCCGTCCTCTCTCTCGAACAGGTATCCCGTCGCTTCGGCGACGTCACGGCGGTCGACCGCGTCTCGTTCGAGGTCGCGCAGGGCGAGTTCTTCTCGCTCCTCGGCCCTTCCGGGTGCGGCAAGACCACCACGCTGCGGCTCATCGCCGGCTTCGAGCAACCCGAGGGCGGCATCCTCCGGATGCTGGGCGAGGAGATGACCGGGCGCCGCCCCTACCAGCGCCCGATCGGGATGGTCTTCCAGAATTACGCCCTCTTCCCGCATCTCCGGGTGGCCGCGAACGTCGCGTTCGGCCTCGAGGAGCGACGCGTCCCGAGGCACGAGATCACCACGCGCGTCAACCGCGCTCTCGAGCTGGTCCGGCTCGATCCGGCCGTCTATGCCACACGCAGACCGAGCGAACTCTCCGGTGGCCAGCGGCAGCGGGTTGCGCTCGCCCGCGCCCTGGTGCTCGAGCCGCCGATCCTGCTGCTCGACGAGCCGCTCGGCGCCCTTGATCTGCAACTGCGCAAGCAGATGCAACTCGAACTCAAGGAGCTGAACCGCACGCTCGGCATCACCTTCATTCTGGTGACGCACGACCAGGAAGAAGCGCTCGCGATGAGCGACCGGATCGCGGTGATGCACGAAGGACGGGTCGTCCAGGTCGGCACGCCGGAGGCGATCTACGAGACCCCTCGCACGGAGTTCGTCGCGTCGTTCATCGGCGAGGCGAATTTCTTTGCGGGGACGGTGGTGCAGGTCGTTGATGGTGTCGCCGAGGTGGCTGGCAGCGATGGCAACCGGTGGCAGATACCGGTCACGAGCGGGATGGCGGCAGGCAACGCGGTGCGCGTCGCCGTTCGACCGGAATGGCTTGCGCTGCATCGTGATGATGGTCGTGAGGTGTCAGGCAATGCATTCGCTGGCGCGGTGCGCGAAATCATCTTTCTTGGTGAGACGCTCCACGTCCTCGTGTCCTTGCGCGATGGCAGCACGGTGCGGGTCGCCCTGCGCAACGAAGGTGTCCTCGCGAATCCCCTGGCCTGGCGAACAGGCGATCCGGTGCGGGTGGTGTGGGCACCGCACGATGCGCAGGTGCTCGAGGGATGAAGGGCATCCGGCGACGAATCCTCGCCACGATGCACCGGCGTCCTGCGCTCGGCGCCGGATT of Gemmatimonadota bacterium contains these proteins:
- a CDS encoding ABC transporter ATP-binding protein, whose amino-acid sequence is MTAPPVLSLEQVSRRFGDVTAVDRVSFEVAQGEFFSLLGPSGCGKTTTLRLIAGFEQPEGGILRMLGEEMTGRRPYQRPIGMVFQNYALFPHLRVAANVAFGLEERRVPRHEITTRVNRALELVRLDPAVYATRRPSELSGGQRQRVALARALVLEPPILLLDEPLGALDLQLRKQMQLELKELNRTLGITFILVTHDQEEALAMSDRIAVMHEGRVVQVGTPEAIYETPRTEFVASFIGEANFFAGTVVQVVDGVAEVAGSDGNRWQIPVTSGMAAGNAVRVAVRPEWLALHRDDGREVSGNAFAGAVREIIFLGETLHVLVSLRDGSTVRVALRNEGVLANPLAWRTGDPVRVVWAPHDAQVLEG
- a CDS encoding response regulator transcription factor, producing MNTQVIRVAVVDDHAVVREGIRRVLEGEPGVTVVGEGKNAEEALTLVANTTVDVLVMDVAMPGRTGLSVAAELHRRNSSTRVLMLSMYDQPEYVLESVKAGARGYLLKDSAPAELRRAVRTVFGGESYFPPAVAARLTAAMRADSAPPSPLTLLTPRERDVLVGITRGDTNKQIASQLGISHRTVETHRESLMDKLGIRTVAGLTKLAMEEGLHGERS
- a CDS encoding sensor histidine kinase translates to MQEAMPLAVGSELADVIFQATITAGLAAFALVLYRRVRERWLAWWVAAWGFYLIRLGAIMAFLATGNLTWLFWHQVITGWVALTILWAALVFSRGTPWRNRYAGFALVPLVGAWLAVNSLDQFMVVAIPMVALISGATLWTSWVFWRYGRTANSGGAKFVALAFLLWGLHHLDYPFLRARGAWTPWGYYLDILFELSVGVGFGLMVLSDFAARLAGRTDDLARLSGLMVRQHEAERRRLSRDLHDETAQTLSAVKLEVGMLRESGGEVAHERLDQILHLVDNGIRGIRRVMNDLRPALLDDLGLLPAIRSLAEDVRERGPLQVETDLPEEAPLLTHDAELALFRAAQEALANTVRHSGATRVTLRIRADRTMVTLSVKDDGRGFPPGRDLATFEREGHLGLAGMRERMVGLGGTVRVESTNGVHVVVTLPVEFQEQST